Proteins encoded within one genomic window of Spirulina major PCC 6313:
- a CDS encoding delta-aminolevulinic acid dehydratase, with the protein MTLIHSETWHTWVDLICTVLFLCTVILAFWFASRMD; encoded by the coding sequence ATGACTCTGATTCATTCTGAAACGTGGCATACCTGGGTGGATCTAATCTGTACCGTTCTTTTCCTCTGCACGGTGATTTTGGCGTTCTGGTTCGCCTCACGGATGGATTAA